The following coding sequences are from one Pirellulales bacterium window:
- a CDS encoding RNA polymerase sigma factor, which translates to MASRDAAPRPDHESRQPEACRCGSADTLLQRARAGSHSSLGLLFETFRDYLLCIARDELADDLRPKISASDLVQQTLLEAHQGFRHFQGQSPEEVQAWLRRVLLNNVLDATKQFRQAERRAVNREVSVGADDSARAEALALIDPGPSPSWLAVAAEERRSLMAALDELPAHYRTAIVLRNLQFQTHEQVASELGLSTDAARKLWGRAIVALAKRLAGEVDTTKDDEHSAL; encoded by the coding sequence GTGGCTAGTCGCGACGCCGCACCTCGACCCGATCACGAATCGCGCCAGCCCGAGGCTTGTCGTTGCGGTTCGGCAGATACGCTGCTCCAGCGGGCCCGCGCTGGCTCGCATTCGTCGCTGGGGCTGCTGTTTGAGACATTTCGCGACTATCTGTTGTGCATCGCGCGCGACGAGTTGGCCGATGACCTTCGTCCCAAGATTTCGGCCAGCGACCTGGTACAGCAGACCTTGCTCGAGGCCCATCAGGGATTCCGCCACTTTCAAGGGCAGTCGCCCGAGGAGGTCCAGGCATGGCTCCGCCGAGTGCTGCTGAACAACGTGCTCGACGCGACGAAACAGTTTCGACAGGCCGAGCGTCGGGCCGTGAATCGCGAGGTCTCGGTCGGGGCGGACGATTCGGCCCGCGCCGAGGCACTCGCGTTGATCGACCCGGGACCGTCGCCCAGCTGGCTGGCGGTGGCCGCCGAGGAGCGTCGGTCCTTGATGGCGGCGCTCGACGAATTGCCGGCGCATTACCGCACCGCGATTGTGCTCCGTAACTTGCAATTTCAGACGCACGAACAGGTGGCCAGCGAACTCGGGCTGAGCACCGATGCGGCGCGCAAGCTGTGGGGCCGAGCCATCGTCGCCTTGGCCAAACGGCTGGCCGGCGAAGTCGACACGACGAAGGATGATGAGCACAGCGCCCTCTAG